From Paenibacillus sp. PK3_47, the proteins below share one genomic window:
- a CDS encoding thioredoxin family protein → MTEIVEMNQAELQNKLESKGRPFAAFLYTPLCGTCKAARRMLEVAAHLLPEELDLGSANVNMLPDIVNRFRVSSVPALLVVPAERGSEPEIYYSMGSVERVLEYIRRVTS, encoded by the coding sequence ATGACTGAAATCGTGGAAATGAATCAAGCGGAATTACAGAATAAGCTGGAAAGTAAAGGGCGGCCTTTTGCAGCTTTCCTGTACACACCGCTGTGCGGGACCTGCAAGGCGGCAAGACGGATGCTGGAGGTAGCCGCGCATTTGCTGCCAGAGGAACTGGATTTAGGTTCAGCGAACGTGAATATGCTGCCGGACATCGTGAACCGGTTCCGTGTTTCAAGTGTACCTGCACTGCTGGTAGTCCCGGCAGAACGCGGAAGCGAACCGGAGATTTACTATTCTATGGGCTCTGTTGAAAGGGTGCTGGAATACATAAGGAGAGTGACTTCATAA
- a CDS encoding cyclic-phosphate processing receiver domain-containing protein yields MNVFMDDLRKHPQGFTLARTTEECLLLLRECEVGILSLDYDMGPGDYSGKEVAARIVLEQLFPREIYLHTSSASGRRKMYEILYAGLPADTELHNGPLSAGRLAEIASGAKRND; encoded by the coding sequence ATTAATGTATTTATGGACGACCTCAGAAAACATCCGCAGGGATTCACGCTGGCCCGGACTACAGAGGAATGTCTGCTGCTGCTGCGGGAATGCGAGGTTGGCATCTTATCTCTGGATTATGATATGGGGCCGGGCGATTACAGCGGGAAGGAAGTTGCTGCGAGGATTGTGCTGGAGCAGCTGTTCCCCCGTGAAATTTATCTGCATACCTCAAGCGCCAGTGGGCGCAGGAAAATGTATGAGATCTTGTATGCGGGTCTTCCTGCGGACACGGAGCTGCATAATGGTCCACTCAGCGCCGGAAGACTTGCTGAAATAGCGTCAGGGGCGAAGCGGAATGACTGA
- a CDS encoding deoxyribonuclease IV: MRHSIYVGAHVSTRGGFRQAARSAWESGATCFQYFPKNPRSLALKSLNVRDAAECAAFSREKGMVSIAHTPYPTNMAAGTEGLSPRRHMVASLLNDLEIAEACGSLGIVVHFGHFAGMEPLQGYQNIIQCMNETLDAWDGAAKLLIENMAGNRGSEGMTLEELVKVRELCRYPGKVGFCFDTCHAYAAGIWNPQDTGALLKRGTELDYWPHLAAVHLNDSLYAFGSRRDRHARIGEGHIGEESLRELLTSEPFRGRAVAMETEKDADGTHGQEMAMVRKWF, translated from the coding sequence ATGAGGCATAGCATTTACGTAGGCGCTCATGTCAGCACGCGCGGCGGATTCCGGCAGGCAGCCCGGTCCGCCTGGGAGAGCGGTGCGACATGTTTTCAGTATTTTCCGAAAAATCCCCGCAGCCTGGCCCTGAAATCGCTGAATGTCAGGGATGCAGCGGAATGTGCCGCCTTCAGCCGGGAGAAGGGGATGGTCTCGATTGCCCATACGCCTTATCCGACCAATATGGCGGCAGGAACAGAAGGATTATCACCGCGCCGGCATATGGTAGCTTCCCTGCTGAATGACCTGGAAATTGCCGAGGCCTGCGGTTCGCTGGGGATCGTTGTGCATTTTGGCCACTTTGCCGGCATGGAGCCGTTACAAGGATATCAAAATATTATACAATGTATGAATGAAACGCTGGATGCCTGGGATGGAGCGGCCAAGCTGCTGATCGAGAATATGGCCGGCAACCGCGGAAGTGAAGGCATGACGCTGGAAGAGCTGGTCAAGGTCCGTGAGCTGTGCCGTTATCCTGGCAAAGTCGGGTTCTGCTTTGATACCTGCCATGCTTATGCCGCCGGCATCTGGAATCCTCAGGATACAGGGGCGCTGCTGAAGCGCGGAACCGAGCTGGATTATTGGCCGCATCTGGCCGCTGTACATCTCAATGACTCCCTATATGCTTTTGGTTCACGCCGTGACAGGCATGCGCGTATTGGTGAGGGGCATATTGGTGAAGAAAGTCTGCGGGAACTGCTGACATCAGAGCCTTTCCGCGGCAGGGCTGTGGCCATGGAAACGGAGAAAGATGCTGACGGGACCCACGGCCAGGAGATGGCTATGGTTCGCAAATGGTTTTGA
- a CDS encoding DNA-formamidopyrimidine glycosylase family protein: MPELPEMENYRKLLSQHLINVPITGVTVNREKTINMGTEAFVNALVGARIVFVERRAKHILFHLHDGRRLLLHLMLGGLLFYGTEEERPERTTQVELVFGDRILYFMGLRLGYLHLLSVKESEAAMGKLGPELLDRRMTPDRFAQLLKGRRGALKSLLVNQQVMAGIGNCYADEIAFEARLLPSAQVQNLSEEAVVRLYDSVRKVLTEATEIGGYMEMPFMAGDTITGSYNDQCKVYDREGEPCLRGGGNIVKIELSGRKVFYCPDCQHEA; this comes from the coding sequence ATGCCGGAACTGCCGGAAATGGAGAATTACCGGAAGCTGCTGAGTCAGCATCTTATAAATGTACCGATTACGGGCGTGACCGTAAACAGAGAAAAAACAATCAATATGGGGACAGAGGCATTCGTTAATGCGCTGGTCGGAGCACGGATCGTATTTGTGGAGCGCCGGGCCAAGCATATTCTGTTCCATCTTCACGACGGACGGAGACTGCTCCTGCATCTGATGCTGGGGGGATTGCTGTTCTACGGGACAGAAGAAGAGCGCCCGGAGCGTACAACCCAGGTCGAGCTCGTCTTTGGCGACCGGATCCTGTATTTTATGGGCCTGCGCCTCGGGTATCTGCATCTTCTGTCTGTAAAAGAAAGTGAAGCCGCGATGGGCAAGCTGGGTCCCGAGCTTCTCGACCGCAGAATGACGCCTGACCGGTTCGCCCAGCTGCTTAAAGGCCGGCGCGGTGCGCTGAAGAGCCTGCTGGTCAATCAGCAGGTCATGGCCGGAATCGGCAACTGCTACGCAGACGAGATCGCTTTTGAAGCAAGGCTTCTTCCATCAGCACAGGTTCAGAACCTGTCCGAAGAAGCGGTAGTCCGGCTGTACGACAGTGTACGCAAGGTCCTGACCGAAGCGACGGAAATCGGCGGCTATATGGAAATGCCGTTCATGGCTGGTGATACAATTACCGGCTCATACAATGACCAATGTAAAGTATATGACCGTGAAGGCGAGCCTTGTCTGCGCGGCGGGGGAAATATTGTCAAGATCGAGCTGTCCGGACGCAAGGTGTTTTATTGCCCGGATTGCCAGCATGAGGCATAG
- a CDS encoding TIGR01457 family HAD-type hydrolase encodes MKDIGGLLIDLDGTLFHGGVMIPGADKLIAGLRQAGIPFLFVTNNSSRTPASVAAHLSGMGIDAKAEEVCTSSLAAARYIAGELPEARVAILGEEGLIQACSEAGLSIVTESPQYVVQGIDRSFTYESLARVSRWIQEGAKFVLTNPDLMLPSDDGVMPGAGSLGAAIEAASGVSPVVIGKPESHLITYATAVLGITPEEAVVVGDNMRTDISAGKNAGCRTILTLTGLTTRDNYEHYRSITGVTPDEIYTDLAELMVMLGV; translated from the coding sequence ATGAAAGATATTGGAGGCTTGCTGATTGATCTGGATGGTACTTTGTTCCATGGCGGAGTGATGATCCCCGGTGCGGATAAGCTAATAGCAGGCTTGCGGCAGGCGGGCATTCCTTTTCTGTTTGTTACGAACAATTCGTCACGGACTCCTGCAAGTGTAGCTGCCCATTTAAGCGGTATGGGAATTGACGCCAAGGCGGAAGAGGTCTGCACCTCCTCGCTGGCGGCAGCGCGTTATATCGCCGGAGAATTGCCGGAGGCAAGGGTGGCGATACTGGGAGAAGAAGGGCTGATCCAGGCCTGTTCTGAGGCGGGACTGAGCATTGTTACGGAATCACCGCAGTATGTTGTGCAGGGGATTGACCGTTCCTTTACATACGAGTCACTGGCCCGGGTCTCCCGCTGGATCCAGGAAGGTGCCAAGTTCGTGCTGACCAATCCTGATCTGATGCTGCCTTCCGATGATGGCGTCATGCCGGGAGCAGGGTCGCTGGGAGCTGCAATTGAAGCCGCAAGCGGAGTGTCTCCGGTTGTTATCGGGAAGCCGGAATCACATCTGATCACGTATGCTACGGCTGTACTTGGCATTACGCCTGAGGAAGCTGTGGTGGTCGGTGATAATATGCGTACAGACATCTCTGCGGGCAAAAACGCCGGCTGCCGGACGATCCTGACACTGACCGGACTGACTACAAGAGACAATTATGAGCATTACCGGAGCATCACCGGCGTCACACCTGATGAAATATATACTGATTTAGCTGAACTAATGGTGATGCTCGGTGTATAA
- the rnz gene encoding ribonuclease Z has product MEIYFLGTNAGVPTIQRNVTSVALRLLEERRSFWMFDCGEGTQHQVLRSPLRLGKLEKLFITHLHGDHLFGLPGLLSSRGYQGGTAPLTVYGPPGLKAYLDISLSVSQSRIPYKLDIVEHTGGLIFEDDSFKVEAGLLEHRIDSYGYRVTEKDSPGSLNTELLMKFGLKPGPLYGKLKKGEDVTTENGTVIHAADVINEPKKGRIVTVLGDTRPCAGTLPLAQGADLIIHEATFAHDLSEMAYQYHHSTARQAAELAREAEGRELLLTHFSSRYVSQEELAPLLEEAQAVFPNTLLAEEFCTFPVHRRRS; this is encoded by the coding sequence ATGGAAATATACTTTTTGGGAACCAATGCGGGCGTGCCCACGATTCAGCGTAATGTTACTTCAGTTGCGCTTAGGCTGCTGGAGGAACGCCGCAGCTTCTGGATGTTCGACTGCGGCGAAGGCACGCAGCATCAGGTGCTGCGTTCTCCGCTGCGGCTGGGCAAGCTGGAGAAGCTGTTTATAACCCATCTGCACGGTGACCACCTGTTCGGATTGCCGGGGCTGCTGTCCAGCCGTGGATACCAGGGCGGTACAGCACCGCTGACGGTGTATGGCCCTCCCGGGTTAAAAGCTTATCTGGACATTTCGCTGTCGGTAAGCCAGTCCCGGATTCCCTACAAGCTTGATATTGTAGAGCATACTGGAGGTCTGATTTTTGAAGATGACAGCTTTAAGGTGGAGGCCGGCCTGCTCGAGCACCGGATCGACAGCTATGGCTACAGGGTTACGGAGAAGGACAGTCCCGGAAGCCTGAATACGGAGCTGCTTATGAAGTTTGGGCTGAAACCGGGACCGCTGTACGGCAAGCTGAAGAAGGGTGAGGATGTCACCACAGAAAACGGGACAGTCATCCATGCAGCGGATGTTATTAACGAGCCTAAAAAGGGACGCATCGTGACGGTTCTGGGGGATACCAGGCCATGTGCAGGAACCTTGCCGCTGGCACAAGGAGCGGATCTCATTATTCATGAGGCTACCTTTGCCCATGACTTGTCCGAAATGGCTTATCAGTATCACCACAGTACGGCCAGGCAGGCAGCTGAGCTGGCACGTGAGGCAGAAGGGCGCGAATTGCTGCTGACCCACTTCAGTTCACGTTATGTATCACAGGAGGAGCTTGCCCCACTGCTGGAAGAGGCCCAGGCTGTCTTTCCGAATACACTGCTTGCCGAAGAGTTTTGTACCTTCCCGGTACACCGCAGACGCTCATAA